TTCTGTTTTCGCGGATGTGGTCCAAGGTACGGCGTAAACCATATTTCTTTACAGCAGCATTAGCAGCTCTAAATCCTTCTCCATATGCTGGCGAAGCATCGTTTGCTATCTGATGCATAAAAAACTCGCCCAGCTTGCTTTCTATGTGTGATTTTCCCCCTTTCTTAGATGATGACCAAGTTGACGATGAGGATGATGAAGCTGCTGATGTGGATGGCATGTTTCTGAATTCGGGCATAACTTCAGACTCCAGCCACAAATGCGAAAGCACTTGACAGATACCTTCTTCCACCTGAGGATTCAGATTACGGTAACCTGCATATTTTAAAGGAAACTTTTTTGAGTGCACAACACATAAGCTCTTCTTGCATTGAGCTCTAGCGAAGTCTTGAAAGAAACAGAAGCCGACAGATAAAATGCTGTTTTTATGATATATGTGCAGTTATTTTTTCTGCATCATACAGTAATCATTGTTGATGCAATCAACATGATCATAGAAATTCCAGCATCAGAACAATTACCTTTTAGACGCAACCAGGCATGCATCAATTCATGAGCCAGAATGGCACCAGTTAATAATCTGCATTGTCATGGGAAATCAAAGGTCAGATGGGAAGTCATCTCATAACGATCAATAAACATATGAATGGTGAGGCATACAGGTATGGTGTGCAAAAAGCTGTTGAGACCCTTAATAGTTATTGTATGCATTTATTTGATGGAAATCACCTTGGAAGGCCATACAGAACCAGAATAGCTGTTACTTCACATTTCCGAGTTAATTTCTGAGGTTGTCTTGTCATCCCTACCAAACTGTGACCTCCAAACCTTGGTCTTCTCAAAATCTGGATATTTTTGAAGGAATCAAAAAGCACAAACCAAAAAGCACACAAGACTTGCGTGATGAAAAGTTCATACATTTCCTGAATTAAGAATTTGTAAGTCATGTAAGAAGTCATACACTGGTAACAGTCTGCTCTTCAGAAAGGCATAAACCCCTAGTTTCAGGCATGTGGTGGAAACCCTgggaaaaattttttatatcaGCAAAAGCTCTACAGTGAAGGATATATGAGGGGAGATGGAAATGTTTATTACTTGTTTCTCGCCTTCAATAGCTTCATTAAGAGCTTGTCTTTCAACAAGAAGCATGGGGATTTGCTGATCAATTCTCATGTTCATTCCTTCAAAGTAATCTCTAATGGCATGATAAAGTGGCTGGCAGTCACCGGTATCCATAATGGCAGATTCCATGCATTCTAAGCATAAACTACGTCCATCTCCTAGTGATATGTATCTTGCACTGCGCGACTAAAGAAGAAACGAGATAGAGTAACATAAATATAGAATTAAGTAACAAGTAGAATGAGGAGATAAACCCAAGGGAAAAGAGCATTAAAAGCACAGGAAAGGAATCTGTTCAATAATATACAAGTgtagtttaaaataaatatcaTCAATTATGACAGATAAAACCCAAGATATACTACCTCCAGTCTTTCACAACTGCAGCATCGAGGCGTCTTGTCATACTCGTGTGAGGGGCAGTATTTCTGAGACCAGAAGGGGTGGCACCTATACTCAATCAAACCAGCTCCATTTGTTGGAATCTGACAGTAATAAATAGTTCAAAAGGGAGTTAATATAGGTTTATTTCACAAAGTAATAAGCTTCACATGAAGTATGCCATTCAGAGAGCACCTAGGTACCTAAAAAACAGTGGTACTCAATCTACGTAGTTTCCTTAATAAGTACCATTTCCTTAAAATCAAGGCATTACTACTGCAAGATATTTCAATTACTTTGCCACCAAAACAGTTCAGGGTACAGATAATCACAAAGTCAACATTCAGAAGATGCTTGCACATACTCTGCAAAACTTACAAAACGTGGACTCTGAAACAACCTTTGATGCTTTCTGCTGTACTTATCAGGCATTAGCTGGAATTGCCAAGGATTGAATTCATTGTGCTTACATGCCAATGCAATTGATAAATGCAATACAGTTCCATTTTGCAGCTCGGTAAGTTATCCCAGAGGAAAAGTTAttgtgaaagagaaaaaaaacattttttttccatGGAACCAGTTGCTTTCTGAAGCATCCTGTGTTTAGTCCACAAAGAAACACTAGTTGCTTAAGAGGGGCTAAATCAATTCGCCTATCAGCATGGTCAAAATCATCCAGTTTTCTAGGGAGTTACTATTTTCAAGTGAGAGAACAGAATAAGGTAATATCATACTAAACAGTCAATCAGACACAATAACTGTAACAACTTAGAACGAATTCAAGGTTATTATCTCATAGCAATTGAAGTTATTATGAGAAAATGTAAGATTAACATTCAAAGGAGCTGTATCGTTACAAATTGGTGGCAGACTTCACATTTGGGATGAGCCAGCTCTTTGAAGCAAGATTTATGGTATGAATAACCACCTGACAAAGAAAACTTCAATCAAAAAAGTAAATCAATAAGAGATGGAATGAGAACAAGCACAATTTTCTTAATGCATGCAGAAAAGAAAGAGGATTGGAGAAAATATCCAAGTATAACCTCCTTCCACTATAAGCGAAAACAGATCGAATAACTAAAGATAGTAGTCAGAGATCCAAAAGAGAACAAActacctcaaattcagtaattggGGATCCACAAGCATGACATCGGAAGCAATCTGGATGAAAAAATGTCCCCATGCATCCCAAATAATTACCAGTGCCAATTTCACGGTTGCAACCACTACAGATTCTGCAAGTTATGGGCCATGCATACTGTATCAACAACTCGAACATTGAGAACATATTTGCCATAAAAAGATGTCATGCTAATGGTATTTGACATGTCATGCAGAATTAGTTAAACTCATCTAAAGTATTAATCATCATGAAGGGATTCTAAGCACATACTGCAAACTGAACTATACTATGCTTTAGATTAATGGAAAATAGAATAGCAGAAAAGAGAATAATTTATGAACCAAGAATAGAAAACATCCATGGTAGATAGCTCGTTACTTTTGTTTTGGGCACAAGGATTGCCTAACACTTTATCAATCCACTAGACAGAAGCAGCATACATTTTGCCTACCGTACTcatcaagaaaaacaaaactctcaatttttttgGCACACTTCAAAGTTCTGAGAGATAGCATCAATTAGAAGTGACATTGACGCATCGTGAGTATAAACGAGTAAACTTATTGGTTAAAAGAATAAGGAAGGGCGACTGTGCAATAAGAAGAATTACAGATATGATCTTGGATAATATTCTCTGGGAGCATAGGGAGGGTATGCCGAACTTAGGTTCCCATGAAGTGAGCTCCCCAGATCTTCATCGTGGTCTGATCGCCACCGGTATCCTGCAATAAAAAAACTCTTTAATCTTGGATGCAATGCAGaggcaacaaaaaaaaagggggaggaGCAGAAATTTGAAGTCAATGAACAGGGGAgaccaaataaatcatttattttcatAGCTTTAGAATGGTGTACTATaggataaaacaaataaattaccTTGCGGCCTTTTTAAATCTTCAGCAAGAGAAAGTGCAATTGCTCGGTCTaactcctctttttctttattagCTCGAGAGCGATCATCCTGAGATAAATGTTAAACAGATTCTATTACATTAAAATACAAATAATCAATGTTATTCCTGTAACCAAGACAACCAGTATTCTTGTCTGTTCTATACTATACCATTACACCATTGCACGTGCTCAAGTAACATTTACAGTAACACAAGTATACTACTAGCAAAAGATTGGCGATCAACAATTATCTTAGAAAAAGATCACAAAGTTAGCAGCTTGTATAGAAGTTACCAAGGATCTAACAGGAGCACGCCAAACCATATTTTCGTCCCCTAGAAACTGAGGTTGGTGTCCACTTGTGACACCCCTGCTCGAACTCCCCCCCTTAAATAGCTTACTCAGCCATTTCATAAACCTTGACTTCCTCTCTGCATATGAAGAAAGCCCTGCttaaaaatcaacccaaaatagAAAAGGAATCTTTACGAATATAGACGAGAATTCAACCACAACATTCAAGTGGGATCAtactaaaaatgaagaaataatcAAGAACTATGAACCAAAAATGAGTATAATTTCATACCATATATACAAGGCTGGGAGAGGTGGTTGATACTGGAAGAAGACATGAGCTGAAGGGCTGTGGAAATCTATGTATAGAAGTTTGTTTTGGTTTTCCGAGAAAGAGTTGAAAAGGGAGGCCTAAAATGAAAAGgactaagagagagagaggggagggaTGAGAGGGGGAGTTGTGGAGGAAAAGGGGAATGAACAGAAGAACAGAAGAgatggagagagagaggagagaacgGGGAAGAGAGAGGAACAAAGGCATCATTGATAAAGTTTAgttttgagagaaagaaagagagaatctCCGAGAAGGAAAGAGATTCTTGGCTTGGGATTGGGATTTAGAAATTGAAGAGagggggaaaggaaagaaaggaagaatggAAAGCGGGAAAAACTGGGGAATCTGCTGAGGCGGACGTTGATGGAAAGGAAGgggagggaaagggaaaaagcTCAAACCTTTCGTACAGGTACAAGATCCCCAAACCCCCTTTGGACGGCTGAGAATTAGAGCTTGAGTGAGAGCTGAGCAACGCGTGTTTTGGCCAGTAGATTATTTgcaacaatttaaaaaaatggcAAAGTGGAGTTCTTAGACTATTTGATGAATTTGCGGGGGAGAAAACAGAAATGGACATTAATGATTCACAAAAACGCTTCATAAACTGCTTAAATGCCATCCTTTTCTGGGAATCCCCGGACTTCTAACTTTGTGCGACAGTGGCAATATACCATAGTAGAGTGTTGACGGATTGCACGTGGACAATGTAGTAGAACAGTAATTTGATTTGAGTTAACTGGAACTTCATTACATGCAGCAACCATGAATTCCCTGTTGTTTCAATGATGATGATACGCTGACTAGCAAATCCTGAAAGACCACTAGTATTAGTAAAGAGCTTCACTATTTCAGGCGGTACAAAATTCTACCAAAATTCAcaatttggattgtgaattattagagatatttttactgtagcactttttatgatgtgatgtatgtgagataaaaaggtaattgagaagctaaaaaggtgtgttggaaattgtaatgatgatgtaagcaaatatattttgacaaataaactgcaatccaaacaaacccattgaTCTGCGATGTCCACTTTTATCCAAACCAAAATATGGGTAAAACAACAACGAGACTATTAATATATCACATGCATCGTttcttaatgatcactaccgaTCTTCTCTACTTTGTTACCTCTTAATCATGCTATTGAATATGTTGCAATTCTTTAAAGGAACTATCAACTGCTGAGTTCTGACTCCTGACCAACTAACTATGGCGTTTGTCAAGTGAGTTTTTTTTGGGTGtgattaaaattttactgtaacttattatagaagtttttaaaaaaaaaattttgcagtgtgtacatttttgaatattttaaggTGTATAATTTAAAACCCTTAGAGAAGTTTTTTAAAGTTACTATAgcgaaaatttttaaaaacttgtagcagataaACTTGATAAAAAGGCTAAGCGCCACACAAGGGAAGTATAACCTATTGTGCTGAATAGGGAAGTGGTAATGATGCCGCAAACATGATGATAATTGTCTAGAAAGGCATCTTGTTTTAAAAATTGTACTACTAGATCTGATCATCTAACCGAAACAAAGCATCAAACAGCCTCTTTTTTTGTGTAGAAAAGTGTTTAATTGTCAGTTCAGCATCTTTTTTGTGACGTGGGAAAGTGGTTAATTGGCAGGAGCGTCATCGCTGCGCTGGACCCAAGAAGGTAAAGAAAGGTTTTGTAACATATAGTAAAGCAAATGTCACAATTGGATACGTCCCATGTATTGAGTGGGATCTGGCCTATTCAAAGTTGAAACTAACTGAACTTTAAATAAATTTAGGATCTGGGCTGGCTGTCAGAGATTTTCAATAATCTTCAGCTACGATCGCGAACCAAAAACTACCAGTCAAGATAGAGCTCCAACTGCCCGCGCTGGGTTGGTCTGCTGGTGGAAGGAGGTTCCTTAGTTGAGTTCCACCTGGGTTCGATCCCAGGCAGCAATCCAGCTGTTAAATTCTTTAGCATCGGTCAGCCCCGTTCTGCTGGGGCGCTGTGGGACTAGTCGGGTGtagatgacaaaaaaaaaaaaaaaagatagggcTCCAACTTCTCAGCATATAAAGTTCGAAAGCTATGTTTAAAGTTATGCGTGCAAAATCCCTTGTTTAGTAGCTGCCACCGCAACTTTGCAGATTTCCAAGGAGTGAGATCTAGCCACGGgcatattaaatttaatatccAGTATCAGTTTAGCAGCAGGATGATTCGTTTCCAGATTAAAGATCTACTAGTGGAGCAACGCAGGTCAGACAGTGGGTTGTGACGTTTTATTTATGTAATCATTTCCTTGAGGCAAATTGTTGTGACGTTGGAAGGAGATGTCCTTGAGAGCACCTTCTTGATTAGTAAAGATTTGAACATAATGCATCTTATCTCTCAGCCATATCAATCAAAGTCACTGGGATAATGCCCGCAGAATCAATGAACCGACGGTCtgaaatgcatgaaaatttgTCTAGTGTTAAAATTTTATCCTAGGTATCTGATAGCAGTTGGCTTCTTTTCCTCACTGATGTAATGTCTGGGAATTCTTGATCTGTTGGTATTAGTTTGTAATGAGAAAGCTGAAGTTCATTATCCCACGTTAAAAGAGGATAGAGTGATCATTGTCTTGTTTCTTTAACAAACTTGTTCCAAAATATTAGTTTGGAGGGAAAGTTATTTCGATTTATTTCTCGTACACTTGAATATGAATTAAAAGATATATAAAATCTTGACAAGCCCAATGGGCACCTTGGGGCTTTCTAATTAGGATAGGGTGATAATTAATTGAAAGTAATTAATGACGGTTACATTTAGCAGACACATCTGTTAATTGATTAACTACGTATGCACCTATTCAATAAGGATTGCATCATCTGATAGTGCCTTAGATAGGTGCTTTAATTCTTTTAAACAGTAAGATTTTGACAGAATTAAatcaccttttcttttcattgatAGTTCTTAGACTTTGTTATATCATAGAGATAATTTATCTAACATAGAGGCAAATAATACTTTAAGGAGAGTGTTTTTCACGCCTCAAAGTCTCTGCATTTGTCTAGTTTAGTTTTGTTATTTACTATATTTTCCAACATGATCGTCAATGGAGCTTGCTGCTACTGGCACAAAATCACTAGGcgttgacacttgttttcaaatcCTCATCAGCTTCGGCGGCGCCAGCTTTTAAAAGTATCTCCAGCGATTTTATGCTCACAAAAGCCACAGGAGATGGGCTAAGTCGTGCTGAAGAATAAGGTGCTCTTTCCTTTTAGGCTGGCAAGACTCTGAAGAGATTATTCCGAAATCCAAGCATTGGCTGATCTAAAACACAGCACCAGCCGTCAGACGATTCAGATCCATTTATTGATGCCCTTTTTCAGGGCCACAGCTACAAATCAAAAGATCCGCAAGTAGTGCGTGGTGGCATTCAGTTTTAAACATAACCGGATGCTTTCCAATCACAGAAAGCTGAAGAAAAGAACCATGAAAACGCCAGCGGTTGGCCAATGCAGGAAAGTTGAAAAAACGTCGCGATTTTGTGGGGAGGGGAGCTGGGAAAAAAAGGCTTGCACGGGAGGAATCTTATGGCCCTCGAAAGCTcaacaaaaatttcaaactaCAAAAAAACAGAAGAGCATTGGTGGGTTAAGTAGTGATGATTGCAGGTCGAAGGGAAAAGGGGAAAGAACTTGCTATCTTGATTCTTGAAAGCAAGGGGGGAACAAAATAAGGAAAGGATGAAAATGGTTGATGTAAACATTAACCGCATGCATAATTTAGACGATGTTTGCATTCAAATTCCCTGATGATGTTCCCAGTCTGGAGCAGTATATTCGGTGATGGGCTAAAAATAGTGACAGCCATGGCCACCGACGGCCTTCTTGTCCCTATCTGTCCTCTTACGGCTTCCCACCACCATGCAAAGAATCTCTTTCCTTTCCCTTTCTTCCCCCATTGTGTCTGTTGATGAGTACAGGCCGGCCATTTTAGAAATAAGAATTGCACTTCATAATGGGAGGCGCGTACACGCAATAGTATATATATGCGGTATACACAagaacttcttcttcttcttttttttgacgaattcttttttaaaagggaaaatgacatgtttcatccctcacattttgcaaaaatattcttttcgtccctcacttttaaaatgaagcaaattcgtccctgacatttaaaaattaaagctattacatctttgaacctaattttcaatctgaatcaaaccatccaataacccagtaataaatttcggaaatagaattgatagatcattcagtcaatttcatcatattcacatgacatttattaaatcaaaaaataaaattataaaataaaaggctattctttgtcttggaatagtagagttttttttttttggtaaatcttTTCATGCACCGTTAGTATATCCGCTTGCGAATCTATatgtgtatcataaatataaaatttggtgtttaaattaaaattaaaatgatatggcggtacataaaaccgtcagtgtatacaataataatgtatgaaagattaacctttcttttttatgttataattttttattttttatttttagattcattaaatttcacatgaatatcaagttgagttaaccaaatgatctaccaattacacccccaaaatttgtaatcaggttgattggtggtttgattcaaattgaagtttgggttcagggatgtaataatttcagtttttaaatgtcaaggacgaaattgcttcattttaaaagtgagggacgaaaataatatttttgtgaaatgtgaaggatgaaaccgATCATTTTACCTTTTTTAAATGCTAACTTAAGTTTGTCCATAATCTAACAGTTATTACTTGTTGCAAAACTCATTAAGTACCTAATCTACATGAATTTACCAAGTatttgtccctttttttttccgtttcGTAGTCTCAACAAAATTGAGCGTGTAAAATGAGAAAGATTATTAGTGTTTGCCATGAAGGGTGGCATGATAATCATACAGTATTTTTCATATGGTGAAAAATGCGGCACCTCGACATTTAGCTCTCCGAGTCCAAAGTCCATCAATTGGCATGATTTCCTAACCGAACGTTGACTACAACCATTGAAATACAGGAATTCAATACGTGGAACCAACTACTAATAGATATGCGGCTGCAATACAAACCGAATCTGATGAGAAGCAACAGCGTCATATTTTCCTTTATTTCCCTGTGCTTCAGATGGATCCATTTTCCAGCCaccattttcaaacttattaATGGATCAGTAAGAGCAGACAAAAGCATTACCCGCAACATTTAACAGAGTAATTTGGGAGTTGTTATTTGTTTATGATGACAACACGGGAACATAATTATACTACTTGGTACTGATGACGGTTAATTAGAAAACTGAAGCATATTTAAATGTATAGTCCGACCGTCCGAGTACGAGGCAAGTAGTTTAATTGAATGGGCATTAGATAAAACCTAGTACCTGGGCCaagtatgataaaaacaagaatGCATGACCTGGGACGCTCGGACAATAAAGGTTCATTATCCAGGAAAGTAACTCATGGGCCATACGCTCCATGGGAATTAGGTTAATGTCACGATCGCCCCTgtgtagacaaaaaaaaaaaaaaaaaaagaattggctAACCCGTAATGTCCCCCTCTATGGCTTTATTTGGGTATCCTTTTGAACATAAAGGATCTgccatttatttttgtttttaccctgctcatcctttttttttttttttttttgtgtgatgCATTGGAAGAGGTCATAAATCattaaatatcaagaaaaacgaTGAAAGGGCTAATCTTAGCATGTCAACTCCTAACAGTTCTCTTAGCTCTCATTAACAATTTGCAACCCTCTCGTACCATGAATACTTTGTTTGGCAGTGGAGGAGTTTGgatgcaaacgagtcgagtttaCTCAAGTAAACTTGATCAGTCAAAGTTTGAATTCAAATTCGCATTGTTAGAATTCGACTTCGAGTTCAAACAGTTCACACAATTCGAACTCGAATTTAATATATAAAACTTAAAAGTGTGTTGAATTTAATTGCACGTGTGCGCACGCACACACACatctatcaattttttttatttattagtgtgaaatatctattttatcccttgtttaaaattatataaaatataaatttatatttcttaaacttgattaggttcgaataatattttcttaaataatattttgcttgttTCATAAACATGTCTTTCAATcaactttttcatttttatactAAAATCACTTTTTTTCTCGTATGTATCGTCATATCACAAAAATTACTATAATaactattttaaataatatatcGAATAATcacctatccaaacacactaaacATGCTCCCTCATCATGTTCCAAGTTCTAAAATAGGTCAATTAGAAACAGGACGAATTCAATTACGGAAAATATGCATGGCTTCATGTATGATAAATACATATGACAAATTTTTAGTACTTAGGAAGTGCACATAATCCGAAATTAATAATTGACAGTTCAATAGCTAGGCGACATATAATTGAATATAATTTATGCGTTAGCTACTACCACATTGCAAATATTTGTAGTTGGGAACAAAAACCGACCTGAATCTAGTTTTATATGTACTTCCTGACATTTTCTTACGAAAGTAAGAATTACGGCAAATAAACCTAGATCCCCGAGCAATTTTCAAAAGCCGACAACTTTTGAAGACTACCCTCACAAACCTGAGCTAGACGACCCCAGTGGTATGTTTCTTCCTGACATTTTCTTACGAAAGTAAGAATTATGGCAAATAAACCTAGATCCCCGAGTAatcttcaaaagccggcaacttttgaagacGCCCAGGGGACTTATCTACCCATACCCTTTCCCTCTCAAGACCGATGTGGGATTGAAACCCCGACAAGGGCCATAGTTTTATATGTACTTCCCTTCGAGTTCTATGTATAGCTTAGGTGACCACACAATCAATTGGTTCCATTGATCATACTTCCGAGTTCTGTTCGATCGGGACCATCATCCATGTTCGAATAATTtgcttttacattttttatttattatttgggCGGTTTGCATTGAGCCTCACTGCCCCGGCAACAGTTTGTTCTGTTCAAatttattttcacaaataatttgtAGGATATttgtttttatatatttattttaattctacCGTAAATAAAACCTACCAGAGGCaattttatatgtttatttttttatattgacaattttcctttttttaaggGTGAATGTGAAATACATGAACCTTGTCATTGAAGTCGTGATATTTGCCATCTCATTTCTAGTATCATTTTTGCTCCCATTCTCAAAATCCCAAAATGaaatttggattgtgattttttttataaacaaattttaatatttttagtgaacatatttttcaattatttttttatctcgcaTACATCATATtattatcatatatatataatattttttataaaaactcctaaaaatagTAATCCTGTTATCAATCCAAACTGGATAAAAAGGAGAATAACAATTCATAAGCAGTCCCCATAAGATCTCGTCCTCTCACAAGGACATGATGCTGAAGATAAAATAGAACGCAGAATTTGAATTTCCCACACCAACGACGTCGTGCCTTGTTCCTATAGGAACTATGCCCCACAagtgagagaaagaaagaaagtaaaCGTCAAAAAGGTAAACAGTAGTATAATGGAGGGGACAGTGGGACACGACACCGACCTGACTCCCCAGTCTCTTTCCTCTGCAGTCTCCACTCCTCCTGATGCCTTTCGAAGACAAAGTACAACCCAGAAAAAATCAAATGCTAGTAGTAGTAGCGTGTTAAACCACTGGGCCAACGGCTCAGTGGCCACAGGGAGGGCTTAAGTAACTTTTTGGTCTGGGTAAGGGTTCAAATCTTATTTGGAGCGTAAAAAATTTAAGGGTTGTGCCAGAGCACTTCTTTGATCTAGTTGGGTCTGTATATTCACTAGTCCCTACCACAGCTTCCTTAGATTTCCCCTCCCCCTAGATTAGAATAtagtaggttatacaaatgtatttttgctgacaaaaaaaaaagtagtaacGTGTTaactccaaaaagaaaaaagaaaaaaaaagaaagaaagaagcaatTTCTTTGTGGTGTAgtattttcttttccaaaataaaaaaaaactcgcAAACCAATTTTATTAGCATCTCACTGACGTCATCACTCAGCAGTCTCTCACTTGAACTAAAAGACCTCCATTTGGACCCTGCCTGAGTAGAACCCCAAAAAATATctataaacaaataaatcaagaattcaaacccACAGgagaaatttccaaactttaaAAAGAAGACCCATAAAAAGACTGATCTATCTGCAGACTACTGTTGGTCGGAGCTCAAGAGAAGCAGGGAAAGAAGGGGGGATACATTTATCCTTCTGTAATTACTACTTTctaactggaaaaaaaaaaaagaaaagaacttggCGCTGGCAGAAATGGAGGCAGCAGTACTGGATAAGATAATAGAGAGATTAATAGAAGTCCGATCCTCAAAGCCAGGGAAGTTGGTGCAGCTCTCCGAGTCGGAAATCAAGCAGCTTTGTACTGTCTCCCGTGATATTTTCAAGGAACAGCCTAatcttcttgaacttgaagcCCCCATCAAGATTTGCGGTAATGAATAAATTtcatctttctctctcttctttgcCATACATCTGTTGCTGTATTGATTTGATCTTATGTGATAAATGCATTCCTCACGAATGTGCATGTTAATGTGGGATTATACAACACTGAACTTCGCCCCACcgcgcccccccccccccccccaaaaaaaagaaaaaaaaagaggttcgTGTCTTTGGTGGTTTCCATTTCTAATCTGTTTTATGGTGTCTTTCTTTGGCCTATTATTTATCAGTTTTACTCTTTTCTCGTGGAATATAAGtgattcttttcatttttggttattCATTTTAAATTCTAGTTTTTGCTCTCTATCTTGTTTTAAATGTTGGTTTGTGCTTTTATGAGGGTTAATCGTCTGATTGGCTCTCAGGGGTGAGCTATTCGCCTACTTTttaatccttctttttattTCTTAGAAATTGTAGTTTCCTCAAATTTTTGGCATTATTCATTTTTCTGAAACTGCTTGCAAGTATTTGTCTTCCTGGGGTTCTGGAATCTTTGCATTTGATGTCTTGCTTGTCATAGATAAATGAAAGCTGCTGTGAAAGGCTACTATAAGCTTACAATCATGGAATTTGAAGATaagttttagcttttaaaaaGCATGTGCAAATGTATGTGTATCCGGGATGGAGCAAATAATCAACCAATAGGCTAAAAgattagtacttttttttttgcagtaaaaaaaattaacatgtAAGAATAATGAGAGATGATCTCCTTATGAAAAAAGTTACGACCAAAGTAATACAGAT
This portion of the Coffea arabica cultivar ET-39 chromosome 2e, Coffea Arabica ET-39 HiFi, whole genome shotgun sequence genome encodes:
- the LOC140036584 gene encoding protein DA1-related 2-like isoform X1, with amino-acid sequence MSSSSINHLSQPCIYAGLSSYAERKSRFMKWLSKLFKGGSSSRGVTSGHQPQFLGDENMVWRAPVRSLDDRSRANKEKEELDRAIALSLAEDLKRPQGYRWRSDHDEDLGSSLHGNLSSAYPPYAPREYYPRSYLICSGCNREIGTGNYLGCMGTFFHPDCFRCHACGSPITEFEFSLSGGYSYHKSCFKELAHPKCEVCHQFIPTNGAGLIEYRCHPFWSQKYCPSHEYDKTPRCCSCERLESRSARYISLGDGRSLCLECMESAIMDTGDCQPLYHAIRDYFEGMNMRIDQQIPMLLVERQALNEAIEGEKQGFHHMPETRGLCLSEEQTVTSILRRPRFGGHSLVGMTRQPQKLTRKCEVTAILVLYGLPRLLTGAILAHELMHAWLRLKGYRNLNPQVEEGICQVLSHLWLESEVMPEFRNMPSTSAASSSSSSTWSSSKKGGKSHIESKLGEFFMHQIANDASPAYGEGFRAANAAVKKYGLRRTLDHIRENRSFPE
- the LOC140036584 gene encoding protein DA1-related 2-like isoform X2; the encoded protein is MSSSSINHLSQPCIYGLSSYAERKSRFMKWLSKLFKGGSSSRGVTSGHQPQFLGDENMVWRAPVRSLDDRSRANKEKEELDRAIALSLAEDLKRPQGYRWRSDHDEDLGSSLHGNLSSAYPPYAPREYYPRSYLICSGCNREIGTGNYLGCMGTFFHPDCFRCHACGSPITEFEFSLSGGYSYHKSCFKELAHPKCEVCHQFIPTNGAGLIEYRCHPFWSQKYCPSHEYDKTPRCCSCERLESRSARYISLGDGRSLCLECMESAIMDTGDCQPLYHAIRDYFEGMNMRIDQQIPMLLVERQALNEAIEGEKQGFHHMPETRGLCLSEEQTVTSILRRPRFGGHSLVGMTRQPQKLTRKCEVTAILVLYGLPRLLTGAILAHELMHAWLRLKGYRNLNPQVEEGICQVLSHLWLESEVMPEFRNMPSTSAASSSSSSTWSSSKKGGKSHIESKLGEFFMHQIANDASPAYGEGFRAANAAVKKYGLRRTLDHIRENRSFPE
- the LOC140036584 gene encoding protein DA1-related 2-like isoform X3; its protein translation is MSSSSINHLSQPCIYERKSRFMKWLSKLFKGGSSSRGVTSGHQPQFLGDENMVWRAPVRSLDDRSRANKEKEELDRAIALSLAEDLKRPQGYRWRSDHDEDLGSSLHGNLSSAYPPYAPREYYPRSYLICSGCNREIGTGNYLGCMGTFFHPDCFRCHACGSPITEFEFSLSGGYSYHKSCFKELAHPKCEVCHQFIPTNGAGLIEYRCHPFWSQKYCPSHEYDKTPRCCSCERLESRSARYISLGDGRSLCLECMESAIMDTGDCQPLYHAIRDYFEGMNMRIDQQIPMLLVERQALNEAIEGEKQGFHHMPETRGLCLSEEQTVTSILRRPRFGGHSLVGMTRQPQKLTRKCEVTAILVLYGLPRLLTGAILAHELMHAWLRLKGYRNLNPQVEEGICQVLSHLWLESEVMPEFRNMPSTSAASSSSSSTWSSSKKGGKSHIESKLGEFFMHQIANDASPAYGEGFRAANAAVKKYGLRRTLDHIRENRSFPE